In Brassica napus cultivar Da-Ae chromosome C2, Da-Ae, whole genome shotgun sequence, the sequence aacacttgatataacctctttcctcggatattagttatttggtttatctagcaaggcaaagctgaatacgaattaaaaactactcaaaacacaaccaaataaaacgaagaaaccatgtaaaagaaatacgaactcataattaagaaaaaaaaaaaaaaaaaactaagttcaaaattaacagaaaataagaccataaaacgttagaatagaaaagaaaataaaataacgcggtcggaaatcaaatggcaatactggccggtgatagctcctactcctcgtctcctgctccagatgttcctgcatctttgggtctcttagacctctttcttaccctgtgtgtaccactcgaacccgaaccagagctggatggagagttgtcccgatgaactacatcatccttttggcaacgacacggcctgatacgtgaaatggcagcccagatcttgtgtagcatgtcgttgtttgtctttatgctctgatctctccaatgttgttgctggcgcgaagtggcgttcggtggaagctcttgcagcttgtactggctggagtctgatgggagtagctgatggggttgtgaatcatctggaatggcttgtgcagcctcatcttctccttcttcatcaaccacggccttgcctttggtctgatattttggcgtgaagaaggatggcttgtctactagtgcggtagcagggggtaggaactcaactgcagcctctgaaagtagagcagtcaggccgatctgaggcaggtggcagtagagtgttttcttcgctcggtcctggaatacgtagacgtaaggaccatcccgatcgatcctcgagtggggaccagctatgaactccttacttactagagaaatgacatccaggtagttccaagcaatgttgttcgatctgtccagtgctacctgatggttctcgcagtctacacccacatgtgtaaggatccgagtaatcactgcaccaaatccacatgcactgctcttggatttggttactttccccttgtatcctgctaagtttgcggccagcaccgctcccatgttgaaggcagtagcaggtgggaatgtagagtttccaaatgccggtagcaaatgcctcacaccttggtacaggaggcacaactcccattgcgtgactgatgcggctgtggttgtcccgtatagcaatgagccaatgaggcgtgtggcatatctcagtactgggctccggataagtgactcctttgcctgagaagatctataaacccctgtgccaatcgtttcccagaagttcaacagctctgaagtccaataaagaccagatgtcctctcccctgcactcaatccaaatagtccgcagaggtctgtgaaagatacctcaaagtatactttctgcactacgaatgccagaaaaccttcctgatggctatcatcgggatggctgacgtatgcggatgctatgaactggcgtaccaactccggataagtgggttcgttgaggttgcatagttggcctagacccatgttctggaacagcccttcaatgtctgatttgattcccaatattgtcatcgtctcaggacatgctagttgtgtagccggaacggctaccttcttcatgttgttgtagtgggtggtatcagacttatcccacttctttggcctttgcttctctcgctgagacgaaccctcttcttgtgtgttcttctttgctgatgttttcgtgcgcttcattctctacaaaatagaatcattgctctcaacatggttataatcaattaagaactcaaatcaacatgaaaatgaaaggcgaaatcgagttgtgataaaaaaaaccaaattgaaaaaaattctcaatccctaaatcatctcaaatcctgttccaaactcgttgatcacagacaattgtgttctattccatgtttaaacatctgtttcatgcatatttgatcaaggaatcaacacggaaataagaaattcacaaaacccaaaaaattgctcaagaacacgatttcagaatgtggagattcgcggagtatacctgtcttagggtgaaaacgagtgtaggaatcaggtagagctcgaaaaatcaaggggaatagagcccaaaattgttcaaatcggatgattatagagagagaaaaaggggggggggggtcgaaTTATAGGGAAATCAGAGGGGATaagagttctgaggttttgatccaaaaagttcgggttttgccttataattctgtttcccgcacacgcatcgatcgatgcgtttttgtacaaatacggatcgatcgatgcgtttaaaaAAAAGGCTCCCGAGATTTTGTTCGAtccatcgatgggataatctaatcgatcgatcacattgttacgctttggtccatcttagtgatcgatcgatgcgttttcggacatatatccatcgatcgatccgtttataaaaaaacttacacgattttccgaggacattccgaggaacgtttgagattctcgatcgatagATGGGATAGtcaaatcgatcgatcacattgttacgctttggtccatcttagtgatcgatcgatgcgtttttggatatatatacatcgatcgatccgcttataaaaaaacgtacgagattttccgaggacattccgaagaacgcttgagattctcgatcgatcgatgggataatctaatcgatcgatcacattgttacgctttggtccatcttagtgatcgatcgatgcgtttttggatatatatacatcgatcgatccgtttataaaaaaaattgacgtattgaaaccccaaacactagttcctcggaatattccgacggaattccgaggaagaagaggaagaagagggtttcctcggaattccctcggaataatccgaggaaattccgaggaaatagggtttttaaaccgaaaacaacgttttgcggtttgaataacacctatataacccttattaagtgtcttacgttcattatgaagtcaaaaatttgttccttaccgtataattaacacttttccgattgtatgaacaaaatcccacaacataagagaaacacttataccttttaatgaacggtaaagggaatactttcaattagttttgaaatttgttatttcatggtttatgctcatctatacaaagaatcctcaatggtatgcattacaattgtataagaaatgaaatacggcaaaaaaattgatgttttgaaaccccaaaaactagttcctcggtatttcctcggaatattccgaggaaattccgacggatattttactatccgtcggaatttcctcgaaatattttcattttaccgggcaaatattttgcgaaaattgaaattagaattccgacggataatgtccgtcggatcctaggttttataaccacgagccccttcttcttccccatttctctcttcttccccatttctctcttcttcctctgcgcgactcctctcttctctccggcgatttccccctgaaatccgacgatatctccggcgatctcccccttctcttacacaaatcatgtaaggaccctatcccactctcttaggttctatttgttaggtttttgtgtagttttgatagatttttgttagggtgattggttaggattgtgatttggttgtataataggtttagaattgtgatttggttgaataatttgttttgttgaattgatttagaatttttttataatttttttatttttttttgtatttataaaatcgatttttgtatataaaatcgatttttgtattttacaaaacgatttttctatataaattcgattttttggattttacaaaatcttttttgtatataaattcgattttttggattttacaaaacatttttaatatctataaaactttttttgtgattaaaaactattatttgggatttaaaatatttttaatatatatatatatatattattaaaactattttttgtaattattaaactattttttatttattaaaactatgttttgtttattagaactattttatatatttattaaatatttttaatatctataaatctttttttgtgattaaattatttgggattttttttaaaaaaattaatttatatatttctgtatttattaaatatatttttttaatttacaggtctcatgatgatcagacccggcctcgacaacgtcgtggtcgtggtggtacggggagccagtctcgggattccagccattttcaggattccccttcgccccacagctccaaccatacatctccctttgctgcacccgctcctgctcctctcgctcccgctgctgaacccgctcctgctcctctcgctcccgctgctgcacccgctcctgctcctccgggtcctccgggagtgatgagtgttgcggagttggttcaacagcccggtcgtgaccatcttccgtatctcactccgtatccacatggactgggtcaaacatggtaattaaacatttttttttctttaaatttggattcattattaaccgtttgttctttttattaggttcaaccgatccgggaacgggatcagcgcatggatcaaccgtattatgtactcggccctcgacaggggatatccgactttcactcacttccctaccgacaagcaggttctgtggtttcgtcagtttgcggtaagtattctaattttttacttatatttttaatctttaatataaattttctactaattgtgtttttttttcagcaagagttcaactggaattccgatgagacgctctttatctatcaccacttcgtccataaagttatggacaactatgggaatcAGATCCacaagtggaagaagaagtgggaaatcaataaggttcgatttaatttataaaacaattttttaatttattaaacaattttttaagttattaaactattttcttttttttttattaaaaggtcccaaagtctatgaacgacacggtctggaaggagttgtgtgcgcattgggataaggaagagacgaaagaaacttcttccaccaactccaccaaccgcaggagcgaccgtaaagggaagggcatctacaagcataacttgggtgctcaatctattgtcactctgggagatcgcatggtaagttcaattatttgagtttcagaattttaatttattgtgcatttcttctaatttctaatgtttctttaatttatgttttttttcaaggcggaagaaaatgatggcaagccggttgatgatctcgccctaatgaggagggcgtataccaacaagaagaccggccagattgatgacggtcttgtgagggacgtggtcgacctggtccaaactcaggtggtagacgaagtgtttcagcttcaaaccgaggatgacgcttcgacggcttcgaccaacttgtcccggtttcgaatcaacgaaatcgttgaatccgtaagttcttttttttttaaagttcaattcatttatttcttggtttaaatttgtaaatttggatATTTTCTATTCAATCgattccaaagaagaagggacgtttggtcggtttgggtcgtcgcacccggtcggttcctccttcttctgcaccaccaccctttgttgatccagaagtacttcgGCTCAGTTGAAAGACAAGGATGATcacatatctttgttggagacccagatggcggctcaacaggcgggctatgaggcacagaggtggctgaaccagcaaatgatggagatgatgcagaggatgtacccgaacgaggtgttcccggacgtgccagacccgtagttttttttttttccaaaaactcggaatgtttaatttttatttgtgaaacattgaatattaattaatatgatttcaattttaattttaattttatattttcgaatttaaatttcaaaaaatttattttatttttaaaattaatattttttacattccgaggaaattaattatattttttactcgatcgatcgatgcgtttttggacataaatccatcgatcgatctgtttataaaaaaagcgttcggaatataccgaggaacatcttcctcggaatataccgagggacacctttcctcggaatataccgagggacctgttcctcggaatataccgagggacatgttcctcggaatattccgaggaagatttccctcggtatattccgatcgatcgatggatatatgtccaaaaacgcatcgatcgatgaacttccgaggaaatatcccgacgaagttctccctcggtatattccgaggagatttccgacaaactagtgatcctcggaatttcctcggaaatttgtttcctcggaattccgtcggaaaattctgagggatttccgaggaaagaagaaattccgaggacttgtttcgtcggtatgtcgtcggaataacgttattccgatgaaattccgacgatttttttcctcagtatccttgctgttttcttgtagtgttatctCAACTGGTATTATCATGATGAAACACCATGCTCGTGGACATGTGTCAAGTGTACAGAGCTTGGGAAGCCAAACACCCCCAGACATGTTCAGCGTCAAAAGATTGGTACTTCCCAACAAACATCTTGGTTTAATTTCCCGAGTACACATCTACGGATTTTGATCTGTCAATTAATTTCTTCAACGGGTTACTCCCGCACTTGGTTTTCAACCCCACTGAGTTTCAGACAATCTCTCTGGTCATTTGCGTCAGAGGTATCAACATGTTCGTTAGTTCAGGTTCTGAATCTCTCAGCTAACGTTTGTACATGAGAATCATCCATTCTCATCGGAGGCACCTTACATGAATCCTTTATTCTTCGCATTCTTTCTCTGCAGAGACTGCTAGAAAATTCGTAAACCAAATGACCAAAGCTTCTCAGAAAGATAATATTTGTATGATCGCGCTTTGTTGAAaaataaacgaatcaaagataTCATCAGAAAAAAATAACTGCTGGAAAATTAACCTTCTTAGTATATAATCTGAGAGTGAGCACAATTGTATCTCTTGAGTTGCCAGTTACAACACGAAAACagaagaatatttttatataaacaaaatccCGCGGGCTGATCAACGGGAAACTAAATCATATAGAGCACTTGTTCATTCTTTCACAAACTACCTTCAGTATATATGCTAACATTCTTAAGCAGCGAAGATCACATTTATAAGGAAAATTAAAAGAACACATAAGAGAGACTCTTGCAGCAGTTAAAGCGGAAAACTTTATCTGTAATTAATTATAGGATCATTATTAGGTTGTACTTTGAAATCATGGATACCAGTTGGTAGGCTTGCAGATTCCCAAACCTGAGCAGACACACCTCATGATGCTCAAAGGGATGAATACTAACCTTTTTATAGGTGAGAATCACCGCCTGATAGATGGGTAAATTCACTGAATTCGAGATGGTGGTTGTAGTGGGCAGGAGAGTTAAGCTCTAGTTGATGATGCCGAATGATTAATGCGATGGATCTAGAAACTACCGCGTTTCAATCGACGAAGAGAAGGCGAACGGACTTCATCAGAACGAACGACGTAAACGTGACACAACCTTCTTCACATCAGGGTGGAACCCCAAATCACGCGGCTACTACCCAGACGAAAACCATCCGACACTAAACAACAAAACGCACCGGATCGAGGAAACCCCGGAATGGGCTGGAAAACAATAATAAGCCCAATTAATTAAATCAAGCGGCATCCAAAAATACATGAAACGCAGTGTTTAAATTAATTGTACACCTGTCAACCTCTTGTTAACCCATTTAGTGACCTGCCAACcccagagagaagaagagattagCTCTTctttatatagatagatagatacatAGGTAATTAACTAATTATGGAGTCCATAATTTTGTGGAAAATCCAACCCAaatgttttaagaaattttggttcggttttccACAAGTTATAGATCccacaattatatatatatatatatatatatatatatataacatatacatatatacatacacatatatatgtgtttaaGACTCTAATCGATAAAACCtccattggagatgttctgatACTTGcagaaaatatttcaaaaagacattttatatacttttcttatattttcacctttttgaaaattattttcaactTATTTCACTTAACTAAGAAACAATTAATCTCAGATTTTGTATGACACTGCTGAGATGCGATGTACTATGTCATATGACAACATAGTACTATAATGATAAAGTTCACAACCAGGACCGGCTCAAGGTATCAGTGGGCCTtggacaaaaataaaattttagtttttttttacatgtatttatagacaattaaaaattttagaCTCTTAtccctaattttttttagttatacaATGGTATCATTGCCCTACAAAAGTGGTCCAGACTAGTCACATGTTACCACGTATCGGTCCCCTGTTCCTggcgatgccgaaatgttaatttCACAGTGGCCGAAATTTGAACCCTGTTGGCTTCACCGTATTGGACTTTTACCCTCATGTTAATCACGACCCGACCACAAATCATGGTTTCTAtccttaattattttaaaaaaatttagaatcctctttaacattatttttgataaaaaaatgtttaggcTCCGGGGCTCATGCTCCCTTGCCCTATAACCTAAGCCGGCGCTATTCACAACCAaatcttcataaaatcaaacaaGTACATGTTTCAGTCCAAGTTTTTTTAGACCatttctaatgtattttattattttcacctctaaaatagaaaaactctataatagagatgagatatgctccaatgtattcctctaaaATAGTAGTCTCTAAatgtagagtaaaaaatagaaatctctATTATATAAGAAGAAATAGAGATGAGTTGGagtaattttacatttaaatgttattatagaggtgaaaataacCATGGGTCGAAGATACACCTTAAAGTGGTATCGTGAATTCGTGATTCACGTGGTTGTCGTGGACCAGCTAAGTACCTGAATGATTAGAAAAAATAACAACATAGTACTATAATGATAAAGTTCACAACATAGTACTATAATGATAAAGGTATCAGTGGGCCTtggacaaaaataaaattttagtttctttttttacatGTATTTATAGACAATTAAAAATTTTGGACTCTTAtccctaattttttttagttatacaAGGGTATCATTGCCCTACAAAAGTGGTCCAGACTCACATGTTACCACGTATCGGTCCCCTGTTCCTggcgatgccgaaatgttaatttCACAGTGGCCGGAATTTGAACTCTGGTGGCTTCACCGTATTGGACTTTTACCCTCATGTTAATCACGACCCGACCACAAATCATGGTTTCTATccttaattatttaaaaaaaaattagaatcctCTTTAACATTGTTTTTGATAATAAAATGTTTAGGCTCCGGGGCTCATGCTCCTTTGCCCTATAACCTAAGCCGGCGCTGTTCACAACCAaatcttcataaaatcaaataagtACATGATTCAGTCCTAAGTTTTTTTAGACCAtctctaatgtattttattattttcacttctaaaatagaagaactctataatagagatgggatatgctccaatgtattcctctaaaATAGTAGTCTCTAAatgtagagtaaaaaatagaaatctctattatagaagaagaaatagagaTGAGTTGGagtaattttacatttaaatgttattatagaggtgaaaataacGATGGGTCGGAGATGATGCACCTTAAAGTGGTATCGTGAATTCGTGATTCACGTGGTTGTCGTGGACCAGCTAAGTACCTGAATgattagaaaaaatattgtatGATCACGATTCACCACCATTTTACTTATAGTCTTGTGTCGTCATCATTTTTCGTTTCTTTAAATGgttagaaaaatattaaaatttgcaAATGGGACTTCTATTCTATTCTCCGTTATCACCCCTCTGGTTAGAATTTGGAAATAATCTTTGGTTGAATTCTatactgtatatatattgtgtagGCTCCAACTATAACtttttttggaacaaaaaaaaaacaaataagaaattaatgtatactaataaaataatagaaatgaaaacgaatgtttgtttcttttcaaaattaacaaagaataatttcattctatatttgtctacaaaaaatgagaaagaataagaaaaaaattatttctcgCGAATGGTGATTTTTGTTACGAATGGTAAAGAATTCAATGTTCTTTTTCATTACTTGGTCACCATTCAAAGTCATTATTTTaaacacttaaaaaaaataaaaatatggatTTCTTGCAACAAAAGATGGActagttttcaaaatttatagaattttaagatttttatttcCTTTATTTCTTTCAATAAACTTTTggtacaaaaataaatatttaggtAATGTTATGGAATTAGGTAAGAATTCCCTTCCTTCTTTTGGTGATGGTCCATTACTCCACTCCATGGTTCCATTAAGACATATCTTTCTTAAACATATGAGTATGTATTgttctaaaaaaacaaaaaacaaatgtttGTGTACAGATATTATCATCTCGATGATTTccaacaataaataaataaaatattggcCATACTTCGTAGTCGGGTGGGAGCCAGTTGTTCATCAAATAAAAACgtgttattcttgggttcacctgATAGGATGAACCTTTAGATTCACCAGCCAATAAGATTTCATtctttcaaattcgatatcttttaaaaaaaagaaacaaaatattatcaagttatataatgtttttaaaataaaaaagtaaaaaaaaaatagcagctacagaaaaaagaattaaaaaaatatttttaacgtcgtcagcaaaatactaaaccctaaatcataatccctaaaccctaaatcctaaaccctaaacccttgggtaaacctaaacccttgggtaaaccctaaacccttgggtaaactctaaacctttggataaaccctaaacccttggataaatcctaaactctaaataaaaacactaaatcctaaaactctaaaccctaaatcctaaaccctatacccttggataaatcctaaactctaaataaaaacactaaaccctaaaactctaaaccctaaatcctaaaccctatacccttgagtgttttagtgtttagtgattttgatttagagtttaagatttattttagagtttaagatttatcctagagtttagggtttacccaagggtttagggtttaggatttagggtttagggattaggatttagggtttaatgttttgctgacgacgttaaaaatattttttttttagttaatactattttttatttatttctttttaccttttaattttaaaaaaataatataatttgacaatattttgtttccttttttaaaagatatcgaatatgaaataacacaatcataTTGGGTTCACCCTAGagagtgaacccaagaataagtcaatAAAAACTCGAAACACTTGTCTTTGGCTTCTGTTCTTTTTCCCTATAAAATGGCAACAACTATGAACGTTACAACCACActcacaaacaaaacaaactcttCTTTCAATCTTATAACCACAAACAATAATGTCAAACCATCTTCAATACCCCTTACCCAATTACCCTAAGCCAGTTTTAACCAAAGAAGAGCAAGAAATCGACGAGAAAATGGTGAGCTTGCAAGCAGAGAGTATCGTCAACACCGTGGCTTTCCCCATGGTTCTCAAAGCTGCCTTGGAGCTTGGCGTCATTGACAAGATCGCTGCAGCAGGCAACAACATGTGGCTCTCACCGTATGAGATAGCCCGTAGTCTCCCAAACAAACCCACCAACCCGGAGGCGCCAGTGTTGCTTGACCGGATGCTGCGGTTACTCGTCAGCCACTCGATCTTGAAGTGCCGTATGATAGAATGTAAAGAAAACGGCCGAACCGGAAATATGGAGATGGTATATGCAACCGAACCGGTTTGCAAGTACTTCTTGAAAGATAGTGATGGTTCTGGTTCTCTTGGTTCTCTGTTTATGTTGCTTCACACCGAAGTGTTTTTCAAGACTTGGTACGTACTTCATTATTCTGTAAATGAGTTAAACCGAGTTGGTTCGGTCCTCACCAATACAACGAATGTTCTTTATAAACATGCTTGAGATTTAGGGAGTAATAGacgatttattaaaaatttcagctaaaaacttaaaaaataaatttgggggctaacatttttaaaatttttttatgccTATGTAGTTTTCTTGAAACATTTTGGGAGGCCTAAGACACATGTTTCATTCGAGTTTGTCCATGACAGACCCTGTTAAACCAATCATAAATGAACAGATGCATATtactttcattttctttattcacAGGACAAATCTTAAAGATGTGATACTAGAAGGAAGAGATGCATTTAGCTCTGCCCACGGAATGCAAATTTTTGAATACATTAATTCGGATAGACAATTTGCTGAAGTGTTTGACCGTGCCATGTCAGAACCTTCCATCATGATTTTGAAGAAGGTTCTAGAAGTTTACAAAGGATTTGAAGACGTTAACACTTTGGTGGATGTTGGAGGAGGAAGTGGCACTACATTAGGTCTAGTCACTTCCAAGTATCCTCATATTAAGGGAGTTAATTTTGACTTACCTCAGGTTTTAACCAATGCTCCATCTTATCCAGGTACAAAAACTacttaataaatttgattaagataTATGATGAAGTGCCTCTCAaaacttttatttgtttttgtttaatttttccAATTATAGGAGTGGAGCATGTCTCTGGAGACATGTTTATAGAAGTTCCAAAAGGAGATGCAGTATTTATGAaagtaactatatatatgaatataaaacTTGATATCTTTGAGTTTTGATAGTCTAATATCTCTAATATAATGCTGTTAATTTGTTGATAGTGGATACTACATGATTGGTCAGACGAACTTTGTATAAAGCTTCTAAAAAATTGTTGGAAGAGCCTACCGGAAAATGGAAAAGTGATCATTGTAGATTTGATTACACCAACGGAACCAAAGAGTGGTGACTTTTCCTCTAACTATATGTTTGGTATGGACATGTTGATGCTAACACAATGCTCAGGTGGTAAAGAGAGATCGTTTTCGCAGTTGGAGAATTTAGCATTTGGTTCAGGTTTTCTTCGGTGTGAAGTTGTTTGTGGTGTCCATTCATATTCTGTTATCGAATTCCACAAATAGATTTGGAATCTACGAAAAGAAATGATGGGCCAACTGAATAAATGAAGAGGATTGGTGcttattttaatgatttttttttgcatgtaaGATAGTTTTATGGTGTTGGCTtgcttaattttcttttcagtCTGTGGTGTTTGCCAAGTATTAACGGAGTGTAATGACTCTGATTGGTATGAAAGTGTGTTTGCATTAT encodes:
- the LOC106385992 gene encoding indole glucosinolate O-methyltransferase 1 → MSNHLQYPLPNYPKPVLTKEEQEIDEKMVSLQAESIVNTVAFPMVLKAALELGVIDKIAAAGNNMWLSPYEIARSLPNKPTNPEAPVLLDRMLRLLVSHSILKCRMIECKENGRTGNMEMVYATEPVCKYFLKDSDGSGSLGSLFMLLHTEVFFKTWTNLKDVILEGRDAFSSAHGMQIFEYINSDRQFAEVFDRAMSEPSIMILKKVLEVYKGFEDVNTLVDVGGGSGTTLGLVTSKYPHIKGVNFDLPQVLTNAPSYPGVEHVSGDMFIEVPKGDAVFMKWILHDWSDELCIKLLKNCWKSLPENGKVIIVDLITPTEPKSGDFSSNYMFGMDMLMLTQCSGGKERSFSQLENLAFGSGFLRCEVVCGVHSYSVIEFHK